The following is a genomic window from Mauremys mutica isolate MM-2020 ecotype Southern chromosome 4, ASM2049712v1, whole genome shotgun sequence.
ccatataaaaggagctgcagagtaGAGGAGCACTAGCAGTCAGTGGCTGCTTGGAGCTGGAGAAGAAAGGGCGCATGCctggctggaagagcagcaggaccacaGACAGCTAAgcgggggcagggaccaggggagggggaggctcctggctggctgctaggactGAGCCAAAGACAGTttgctagcagggaccaggggagcaaagaaggagctcctggctggctgctgggacgaAGGACTGAGCCCAGCTGGAGGCCACAGGAAGACggtgtctccagggaggaagccctggggatatGGCCCCATACCAGGGCCAGGGCTATTTagagactgagcccagggagagcTGGAGAGACACCACCAGAGGGGCACTGAGATAGGCCCCGGTGGAGTGTATGCCCCGGAAGGGGTCTGTTCTGGTTCACATGCAGACAGTGCGTGGGACTCAGCTGGAGGGCTAAGTCATTGAAAAAAACACCTGAGAACCACCAAAGGGGGTCACCAGAACTGAACGAACGCAGACGCGCCCCACCAGAGGGGGCGCTCGCCAGAGGTGGGTGCAGACCCTGTTACAGATAGACGGATAGGTTAGCTTAGATGGGGTATATGGAGATAAGGGATGGCTGGCTGGAGGCACGTGCATGGGGATATGCAGACAGACAGAGCAGGGGGTAGAGAGGCCAAGAGACAGAGATTCAGTGACTCTGGAGACAGACTGATCAATAAATAAGGCTTGGATCAGACAGGTGAGAGAGTTGGGCCGTGGACGGCTGCGGAAGGACAGGCAGACAGATGCTGAGTTTGCTCacgctgcccccttcccccatgggTGTGAGTGAGAGACGGGGGTGCCCTCCCTGGGAGGTCAGTGCATGGGGTGGTGCCCTCTGGGCAGGTGGCACTGACAGATCCCACCCCCTCTTCCagcctggggacagggagggagacGACCCAGCCGCCTCTCCCCACAGTAGCCCTTTCTAGCCCTCCAGGAGAAGCAGccccacaagcagcagcagccaggtggTCGTGCCGGTCCTCgcggcccagccagccccagcgtTCCCGAACATGTTCCTCCCCTTCTCTTCTGGCACAAACTCGACGTCGGGGACGTGGTCGTGGATCCAGGCCTCATAGGAGGTGAGGCGGATGTAGACCCCGGGGCGGTTCTTGATGGCGCAGCCTTCGCCCCAGCTGAcgatcccggccagcagccactccTTGGAGGCCTTGCAGACCAGCGGGCCGCCGGAGTCCCCCTGTGGGGCAGAGGCAGAgacggggggtgggaaggggcgtgAGAGTGGTGCTGGGGATCGGGGCCTTGTGTGCGTGTGAGCAGCACTGCCTCCTGCCGGAGGGAATCCGGATCAATGGAACACCCGGCTAGATGGGCTGGTCCCGGGTagcagagaaggggcaggataccgggctagatgggcccatggctctgagctgggacagcagggagggggcaggataccgggctagatgggcccacgatctgaccagggcaagaggtaggataccaggctagatgggcccatgggtctgacccagggagggtgTCAGGACTCCGCCTTCCCTGGCCGGGGGGCACTCACCTTGCATGTATCCTTCATGCCCTCAGCATACCCGGCACACATCATGTCATTCTGGATGGACTTGGGCGGGAACTTCCCCCCCAGTGCCT
Proteins encoded in this region:
- the LOC123370525 gene encoding serine protease 27-like isoform X2, giving the protein MVLLGVNKLANSQPHKVSLGVKRIIRHPKYLGESSSGDIALVELARPIQFTDYILPICLPAASVQFPAGMKCWVTGWGNIREGEDLPAPQTLQKLQVPIINQKTCRYLYSKALGGKFPPKSIQNDMMCAGYAEGMKDTCKGDSGGPLVCKASKEWLLAGIVSWGEGCAIKNRPGVYIRLTSYEAWIHDHVPDVEFVPEEKGRNMFGNAGAGWAARTGTTTWLLLLVGLLLLEG